From the Megalops cyprinoides isolate fMegCyp1 chromosome 21, fMegCyp1.pri, whole genome shotgun sequence genome, one window contains:
- the LOC118796553 gene encoding sorting nexin-27-like isoform X1, which translates to MANVEGDEIRPAPRSLVPPSSRNGSGFGSAGGAGGQSAPMVTSGPRVVRIVKSESGYGFNVRGQVSEGGQLRSINGELYAPLQHVSAVLPGGAADRAGIVKGDRILEVNGVSVEGATHKQVVDLIRAGEQELVLAVLSVPPLEAEGLDPGDDVSSQSCYDYSDKQAVPISVPTYKHVEQNGEKFVVYNVYMAGRQLCSKRYREFAILHQNLKREFASFSFPKLPGKWPFSLSEQQLDARRRGLEEYLEKACSVRVIGESDIMQEFLSESDENYNGVTDVELRVALPDKTTVSVRVRKNSTTDQVYQAVVMKIGMDSITASYFALFEVINHSFVRKLAPNEFPHKLYVQNYTSAIPGTCLTLRKWLFTTEEEVLLNDNELAIHYCFHQALDDVKKGLVKVNDKSYQLQKLAEQGKMAMYLSMLRSCEGYNEILFPHCSCDSRRKGHVITAISTRHFKLHACTEEGTLENQVITFEWGEMQRWDTDEEGMAFCFEYARGEKKPRWVKIFTPYFNYMHECFERVFCELKWRKEVEEEATDKDNKNCTKDEYLPAVEAQKGWQHVGSEMVTS; encoded by the exons atggCGAACGTAGAGGGAGACGAAATACGTCCGGCGCCCCGTTCGCTGGTTCCCCCGTCGTCTCGAAACGGATCCGGATTTGGTTCGGCAGGCGGTGCCGGAGGCCAGTCTGCTCCCATGGTTACATCAGGCCCGCGGGTGGTTAGGATTGTGAAGTCGGAATCGGGCTACGGTTTCAATGTTCGGGGACAAGTCAGTGAAGGAGGACAGCTAAGGAGCATCAACGGGGAATTGTATGCCCCTCTTCAGCACGTCAGCGCGGTTTTGCCCGGAGGAGCAGCAGACCGAGCTGGTATCGTGAAGGGTGACCGGATTCTTGAAGT GAATGGCGTGAGTGTGGAGGGAGCCACGCACAAGCAAGTGGTGGACCTGATCCGAGCCGGGGAGCAGGAGCTGGTGCTAGCTGTCCTCTCCGTCCCGCCCCTGGAGGCTGAGGGCCTGGACCCCGGGGACGACGTGAGCAGCCAGTCCTGTTATGACTACAGCGACAAGCAGGCTGTGCCCATTTCAGTGCCCACCTACAAGCACGTGGAGCAGAACGGAGAGAAATTTGTA GTGTATAACGTGTACATGGCGGGCAGGCAGCTGTGCTCGAAACGCTACCGCGAGTTCGCCATCCTGCACCAGAACCTGAAGCGGGAGTTCGCCAGCTTCAGCTTCCCCAAGCTCCCGGGGAAGTGGCCCTTCTCCCTGTCCGAGCAGCAGCTGGACGCTCGGAGGAGGGGTCTGGAGGAGTACCTGGAGAAAG CGTGCTCAGTGAGAGTGATCGGGGAGAGTGACATCATGCAGGAGTTCTTGTCTGAGTCGGATGAA AACTATAATGGCGTGACGGATGTGGAACTGCGGGTGGCCCTGCCTGACAAGACCacagtgtctgtgagagtgcGCAAGAACAGCACCACAGACCAGGTGTACCAG GCCGTAGTGATGAAGATTGGGATGGACAGCATCACAGCCAGTTACTTTGCCCTCTTTGAGGTCATCAACCACTCCTTTG TGCGCAAGCTGGCCCCGAACGAGTTCCCCCACAAGCTGTATGTGCAGAACTACACCTCGGCCATCCCCGGCACCTGCCTCACCCTGCGAAAGTGGCTCTTCaccacagaggaggaggtgctgctcAACGACAACGAGCTGGCCATTCACTACTGCTTCCACCAG gCACTGGACGACGTGAAAAAGGGACTCGTCAAAGTGAACGACAAGTCTTACCAGCTGCAGAAACTGGCCGAGCAGGGAAAGATGGCTATG TATTTGAGCATGCTGCGCTCCTGTGAGGGCTACAACGAGATCCTCTTCCCCCACTGCTCCTGCGACTCGCGGCGCAAGGGCCACGTCATCACCGCCATCAGCACCCGGCACTTCAAACTGCACGCCTGCACGGAGGAGGGGACgctggag AACCAGGTGATCACCTTTGAGTGGGGGGAGATGCAGCGTTGGGACACGGATGAGGAGGGAATGGCGTTCTGCTTCGAGTACGCCAGGGGGGAGAAGAAGCCACGCTGGGTCAAAATCTTCACTCCATAC TTCAACTACATGCACGAGTGTTTCGAGAGGGTCTTCTGCGAACTGAAGTGGAGGAAAGAG GTTGAAGAGGAAGCAACAGACAAGGACAACAAGAACTGCACTAAAGATG aaTATCTTCCAGCTGTTGAGGCACAGAAGGGATGGCAGCACGTAGGGAGCGAGATGGTCACCTCCTAA
- the LOC118796553 gene encoding sorting nexin-27-like isoform X2: MANVEGDEIRPAPRSLVPPSSRNGSGFGSAGGAGGQSAPMVTSGPRVVRIVKSESGYGFNVRGQVSEGGQLRSINGELYAPLQHVSAVLPGGAADRAGIVKGDRILEVNGVSVEGATHKQVVDLIRAGEQELVLAVLSVPPLEAEGLDPGDDVSSQSCYDYSDKQAVPISVPTYKHVEQNGEKFVVYNVYMAGRQLCSKRYREFAILHQNLKREFASFSFPKLPGKWPFSLSEQQLDARRRGLEEYLEKACSVRVIGESDIMQEFLSESDENYNGVTDVELRVALPDKTTVSVRVRKNSTTDQVYQAVVMKIGMDSITASYFALFEVINHSFVRKLAPNEFPHKLYVQNYTSAIPGTCLTLRKWLFTTEEEVLLNDNELAIHYCFHQALDDVKKGLVKVNDKSYQLQKLAEQGKMAMYLSMLRSCEGYNEILFPHCSCDSRRKGHVITAISTRHFKLHACTEEGTLENQVITFEWGEMQRWDTDEEGMAFCFEYARGEKKPRWVKIFTPYFNYMHECFERVFCELKWRKEVEEEATDKDNKNCTKDGMCSKNIFQLLRHRRDGST; this comes from the exons atggCGAACGTAGAGGGAGACGAAATACGTCCGGCGCCCCGTTCGCTGGTTCCCCCGTCGTCTCGAAACGGATCCGGATTTGGTTCGGCAGGCGGTGCCGGAGGCCAGTCTGCTCCCATGGTTACATCAGGCCCGCGGGTGGTTAGGATTGTGAAGTCGGAATCGGGCTACGGTTTCAATGTTCGGGGACAAGTCAGTGAAGGAGGACAGCTAAGGAGCATCAACGGGGAATTGTATGCCCCTCTTCAGCACGTCAGCGCGGTTTTGCCCGGAGGAGCAGCAGACCGAGCTGGTATCGTGAAGGGTGACCGGATTCTTGAAGT GAATGGCGTGAGTGTGGAGGGAGCCACGCACAAGCAAGTGGTGGACCTGATCCGAGCCGGGGAGCAGGAGCTGGTGCTAGCTGTCCTCTCCGTCCCGCCCCTGGAGGCTGAGGGCCTGGACCCCGGGGACGACGTGAGCAGCCAGTCCTGTTATGACTACAGCGACAAGCAGGCTGTGCCCATTTCAGTGCCCACCTACAAGCACGTGGAGCAGAACGGAGAGAAATTTGTA GTGTATAACGTGTACATGGCGGGCAGGCAGCTGTGCTCGAAACGCTACCGCGAGTTCGCCATCCTGCACCAGAACCTGAAGCGGGAGTTCGCCAGCTTCAGCTTCCCCAAGCTCCCGGGGAAGTGGCCCTTCTCCCTGTCCGAGCAGCAGCTGGACGCTCGGAGGAGGGGTCTGGAGGAGTACCTGGAGAAAG CGTGCTCAGTGAGAGTGATCGGGGAGAGTGACATCATGCAGGAGTTCTTGTCTGAGTCGGATGAA AACTATAATGGCGTGACGGATGTGGAACTGCGGGTGGCCCTGCCTGACAAGACCacagtgtctgtgagagtgcGCAAGAACAGCACCACAGACCAGGTGTACCAG GCCGTAGTGATGAAGATTGGGATGGACAGCATCACAGCCAGTTACTTTGCCCTCTTTGAGGTCATCAACCACTCCTTTG TGCGCAAGCTGGCCCCGAACGAGTTCCCCCACAAGCTGTATGTGCAGAACTACACCTCGGCCATCCCCGGCACCTGCCTCACCCTGCGAAAGTGGCTCTTCaccacagaggaggaggtgctgctcAACGACAACGAGCTGGCCATTCACTACTGCTTCCACCAG gCACTGGACGACGTGAAAAAGGGACTCGTCAAAGTGAACGACAAGTCTTACCAGCTGCAGAAACTGGCCGAGCAGGGAAAGATGGCTATG TATTTGAGCATGCTGCGCTCCTGTGAGGGCTACAACGAGATCCTCTTCCCCCACTGCTCCTGCGACTCGCGGCGCAAGGGCCACGTCATCACCGCCATCAGCACCCGGCACTTCAAACTGCACGCCTGCACGGAGGAGGGGACgctggag AACCAGGTGATCACCTTTGAGTGGGGGGAGATGCAGCGTTGGGACACGGATGAGGAGGGAATGGCGTTCTGCTTCGAGTACGCCAGGGGGGAGAAGAAGCCACGCTGGGTCAAAATCTTCACTCCATAC TTCAACTACATGCACGAGTGTTTCGAGAGGGTCTTCTGCGAACTGAAGTGGAGGAAAGAG GTTGAAGAGGAAGCAACAGACAAGGACAACAAGAACTGCACTAAAGATGGTATGTGTAGTAAG aaTATCTTCCAGCTGTTGAGGCACAGAAGGGATGGCAGCACGTAG